In Bradyrhizobium sp. 195, the sequence GCGCCTTGAGCCGCTGGATGATGTCGGTGAGCGCGGCGCGCGTCAAATCGGGATCGATGCCGCGCAGCGCATCGTTGGCGCCGAGCTCGACGATGACGCCCTCGGTTCCGTCCGGCACCGACCAGTCGAGCCGGTCGCGGCCGCCGGAGGTGGTGTCGCCGGACACCCCGGCATTGGTCATGTCAACCGCTATGCCTTTGGCCTCTAAGGCTTTTTGAAGTTTTTGGGGGAACGCCTCCTGGGCCGCGAGGCCGAGACCGGCACTCAAGGAATCACCGAGAACCACCAGCTTGATCGGCTTGGCGGCCGGCTGTGCTTGTGCCGACACGCTTGTCGCAATCGTCATCAAAGCGAGCATCAACACGGCTATGTGCATGAACAATCCGTAACGCCTCTCGACCGCGCTATCGGAGTTGCCATATGACCGGACCATGGACACTCGCATCGAAACCTCTTCGCTCGCCGCTGCCGCGGACACCATCGCCATCTCCAACGTCAATCTCTCATTGGGTACTGGCGCGGCACGCGTTCACATCCTCAAGGATATCAGCTTGCGGGTCGCCTCGGGCGAGACGATCGGCCTGATCGGCCCGTCAGGCTCGGGCAAATCCACGCTGCTGATGGTGATGGCGGGGCTGGAGCGTCCTGATAGCGGAGAGGTGGTGGTCTCAGGTACGCCTTTCAATGCCCTCGACGAGGACGCGCTGGCCCGCTTCCGCGGCCGCCAGGTCGGCATCGTCTTCCAGTCCTTCCATCTGATCCCGACCATGACGGCGCTGGAAAACGTCGCCGTGCCGCTCGAGCTCGCCGGCAATCCGGACGCCGCAAGGCGCGCGGCGCAGGAGCTGCAATCGGTCGGACTTGGCGATCGCCTGCATCACTATCCGACGCAGCTCTCCGGCGGCGAGCAGCAGCGCGTGGCGCTCGCCCGTGCGCTGGCGCCCGATCCCGCCATCCTCGTTGCCGACGAGCCGACCGGCAATCTGGATGAGGCCACGGGGAAGCAGATCGTCGATCTCCTGTTCAGCAAGCATTCCGAGCGCGGCATGACGCTGGTGCTGGTCACGCACGATTCCTCGCTCGCGCAACGCTGCGATCGCGTGATCCGCCTGCGCTCCGGGCGCATCGACACGCAGTCGGCGCCGGCATGAGCGCGGCAGCCGAACCCTCGGCGAAACCCGGCGGCGTCGCGCTGTCGCTGCGTTACGCGCTGCGCGAATTGCGCGGGGGCTTGCGCGGCTTCTACGTCTTCATCGCCTGCATCGCGCTCGGCGTGATGGCAATCGCCGGCGTCGGCTCGGTATCTGCGAGCCTCTCCGACGGCCTTGCCCGCGAGGGCCGCACGCTGCTCGGTGGCGACGTCTCCTTCGTGCTGTTCCAGCGCGAAGCGAAACCTGAAGAGGTCGCCTTCCTGCGCTCGCGCGGCAACGTCTCGACCGCCGCCACCTTGCGCGGCATGGCGCGCGCGGCCGACGGCCAGCTCGCTTTGGTCGAGATGAAGGCGGTCGACGACACCTATCCGATGCTCGGCCAGCTGAAGCTTGCGCCGCAGCTGGCGATGCCCGATCTGCTTGCGGAACGTGACGGCGCGTTCGGCGCCGCCGCCGATCCGACGCTGCTGGCGCGGCTGTCGCTGAAGACCGGCGATCGCGTCACCATCGGCGCTGCGACCTTCCAGATCCGCAGCACGGTCGAGACCGAGCCCGACAAGCTCGCCGGCGGCATCGGCTTCGGCCCGCGCTTCCTGATCAGCGAGGCGGGCCTGCGGGCCACTGGCCTGATCCAGCCCGGCAGCCTGGTGCGCTGGGTCTATCGGGTGAAGCTGCCGGATGCTGCGAACAACGAGCGCGCCACCGAAGCCTTCATCGCGGATGCACGCAACGCGGCGCCGCAGGCCGGCTGGGAGATCCGCAGCCGCTCCAACGCCTCGCCGCAGCTCGAGCGCAACATCAACCGATTCACCCAGTTCCTGACCCTGGTCGGCCTCGCCGCGCTGCTGGTCGGCGGTGTCGGCGTGGCCAATGCCGTGAAGAGCCATATCGACCGTCGGCTCGAAGTGATCGCTGCCCTCAAGGCCGTCGGCGCCACCGGGCGCGACGTGTTCGGCATCTATCTCGCGCAGGTTCTTCTGCTGGCGGGCATCGGCTCGATAATCGGCCTTGCGCTCGGCGCCGCCATGCCCTTCGCCATCGTCGGCCTGTTCGGCAAGCTCTTGCCGCTGCCGGTGGTGCCGGCCGTGCATGCCGACGAGCTCGCGCTGTCCTTCGTCTATGGCCTCCTGACCGCGCTCGCTTTCGGCCTGTGGCCGCTCGGGCGTGTCCACGACGTGCCGGTGGCCGCGCTGTTCCGGGACACCATCAGCTCGGAATGGCACCGGCCGCGCTTGGGCTATCTCGTGTTCATGGGCGTCGTGATCGCGCTGCTGATCGCGGTCGTGATCGGGCTGTCGTTCGACAAGCGCATCGCGGCGGTGTTCGTGGCCTCCTCGGTCGTCGTGTTCGCCCTGCTGCGCGGCATTGCCGCCCTGCTGATGGCAACCGCGCGGCGGCTGCCGCGGACACGGCTGCCGATGCTGCGGCTTGCGATCGCCAACATCCACCGGCCGGGTGCGCTGACGCCGTCCGTCGTGCTGTCGCTGGGGCTCGGGCTCGCCGTGCTCGTCACCATCACCCAGATCGACGGCAATCTGCGCCGGCAATTCCTCGCGGCGCTTCCCGATCAGGCGCCGTCGTTCTTCTTCATCGACATTCCGAGCACGCAAGCCGAGCAGTTCGACCTCTATCTGCGCCAGATCGCGCCGGGTGCGAAGGTCGAGGACGTGCCGATGCTGCGCGGACGCATCGTCGCGGCGCGCGGCGTTCGCGCCGAGGAGCTCAAGCCGACCACCGATTCCGAATGGGTGCTGCAGAGCGACCGCGGCCTGACCTATACCGGCGAGCTACCGAAGGGTTCCAAGGTGGTCGAGGGCGAATGGTGGAGCGCGGACTATTCCGGCCCGCCGCTGGTCTCGATGGAGAAGAAGATCGCCGACGGATTAGGCCTCAAGCTCGGCGACGAAGTCGTGGTCAATGTGCTCGGCCGCGACATTCCGGCTAGAATCGGCAATCTGCGCACCATCGACTGGCAGGGACTCGGCATCAACTTCGTTCTCGTGTTCTCGCCGAACGCCTTCAAGGGCGCGCCGCACACCCACATCGCGACGCTGACGGAAGCGGGCGGAAATGCGGCAGGCGACGGCAAGATCATCAAGCAGGTCGCCGACGCCTACCCGATGGTGACGAGCGTGCGCGTACGCGAGGTGATGGAGACGGTCGGCTCGGTGGTGACCAATCTGGCGCTGGCCATTCGCGGCGCCAGCGCCGTGACCTTGATCTCGGCGATCCTGGTGCTGGGCGGGGCGCTCGCCGCCGGCCATCGCCACCGGGTCTACGATGCGGTGATCCTGAAGACGCTGGGCGCGACGCGGCTGCGGCTGCTGGGCGCCTATGCGCTCGAATATCTCCTGATCGGGCTCGCCACCGCATTGTTCGGCGTGATCTCCGGCAGCATCGCGGCCTGGATGATCGTGACGCGGCTGATGACGCTGAGCTTCGTCTGGCAGGCCGGCAGCGCGGCGGGCGTGGTGGCGGCCGCCCTGGTCGTCACGGTCGGGCTCGGGCTTGCCGGCACGCTGCTGGCGTTGAACAAAAAGCCCGCCACGGTGTTGCGGAATTTGTGACAAATTGAAGCGGAGGATCAAGCCGGGCGGAATCCCCCCGGTTTCCGCAATTAACCACATCGCTTGTCAGGCTCGCGTCAGGATCGCCGCCAAGGGCGACATTCAGCCGCGCGTGGAAGGTTGCAGCGAATGTGTTAGTTTCCCACATATCGAATGGGTTCGGAGCCCCGATTGTTAGCCAAAATTTAGTCGGTTGGCATCGGTATCCGAGATAGAATTTGACGAACCGGCGGCGTGGCGACCCTCATGCCGGACCGGACCAACCAACGGGAATTCGACCATGTCGGACCTAGACCGTAACTACGCTTCTCCTTTCGGCAGGGCCGCCGGGCGTGTTGACGCCGCGACGGTCGATGCCGGCCTGCGCGCCTATA encodes:
- a CDS encoding arylesterase, encoding MHIAVLMLALMTIATSVSAQAQPAAKPIKLVVLGDSLSAGLGLAAQEAFPQKLQKALEAKGIAVDMTNAGVSGDTTSGGRDRLDWSVPDGTEGVIVELGANDALRGIDPDLTRAALTDIIQRLKARKIPVMLCGMLAPPNYGADYAARFNSIYPELAKKFDVPLYPFFLDAVAADAKLNQADGIHPTAAGVDIIVGNIMPTVEAFIGTIAGQRR
- a CDS encoding ABC transporter ATP-binding protein; amino-acid sequence: MDTRIETSSLAAAADTIAISNVNLSLGTGAARVHILKDISLRVASGETIGLIGPSGSGKSTLLMVMAGLERPDSGEVVVSGTPFNALDEDALARFRGRQVGIVFQSFHLIPTMTALENVAVPLELAGNPDAARRAAQELQSVGLGDRLHHYPTQLSGGEQQRVALARALAPDPAILVADEPTGNLDEATGKQIVDLLFSKHSERGMTLVLVTHDSSLAQRCDRVIRLRSGRIDTQSAPA
- a CDS encoding ABC transporter permease, with translation MSAAAEPSAKPGGVALSLRYALRELRGGLRGFYVFIACIALGVMAIAGVGSVSASLSDGLAREGRTLLGGDVSFVLFQREAKPEEVAFLRSRGNVSTAATLRGMARAADGQLALVEMKAVDDTYPMLGQLKLAPQLAMPDLLAERDGAFGAAADPTLLARLSLKTGDRVTIGAATFQIRSTVETEPDKLAGGIGFGPRFLISEAGLRATGLIQPGSLVRWVYRVKLPDAANNERATEAFIADARNAAPQAGWEIRSRSNASPQLERNINRFTQFLTLVGLAALLVGGVGVANAVKSHIDRRLEVIAALKAVGATGRDVFGIYLAQVLLLAGIGSIIGLALGAAMPFAIVGLFGKLLPLPVVPAVHADELALSFVYGLLTALAFGLWPLGRVHDVPVAALFRDTISSEWHRPRLGYLVFMGVVIALLIAVVIGLSFDKRIAAVFVASSVVVFALLRGIAALLMATARRLPRTRLPMLRLAIANIHRPGALTPSVVLSLGLGLAVLVTITQIDGNLRRQFLAALPDQAPSFFFIDIPSTQAEQFDLYLRQIAPGAKVEDVPMLRGRIVAARGVRAEELKPTTDSEWVLQSDRGLTYTGELPKGSKVVEGEWWSADYSGPPLVSMEKKIADGLGLKLGDEVVVNVLGRDIPARIGNLRTIDWQGLGINFVLVFSPNAFKGAPHTHIATLTEAGGNAAGDGKIIKQVADAYPMVTSVRVREVMETVGSVVTNLALAIRGASAVTLISAILVLGGALAAGHRHRVYDAVILKTLGATRLRLLGAYALEYLLIGLATALFGVISGSIAAWMIVTRLMTLSFVWQAGSAAGVVAAALVVTVGLGLAGTLLALNKKPATVLRNL